A single region of the Kwoniella botswanensis chromosome 1, complete sequence genome encodes:
- a CDS encoding deoxyhypusine hydroxylase, with translation MSVQVTPEQLSTLKATLLNTSGSTPLHERFRSLFMLKAVGGDEVVDIIAEGLKDPSPLLKHELAYVLGQLSNPRALPVLNDVLINPTGQHCSMVRHEAAEALGALSSLESLPVLERYLNDPSREVRETCEIAAEKIRFDNSEEGKKRQLNPDFPTIDPAPSATPSGDVSIPSLRTDLLNTSLPLFERYRAMFALRDFGSSSKEAVEALADGFGDGSALFRHEIAYIFGQLSSPYSIPSLLSRLRDPKEDDMVRHEAAEALGGIASDGVEGDDQSSLPTDQQLPSGGVLAVLREWAVKQDAPVVVRESCQVAIDMWEYENSTDQFNPIDSLTTNKSNTTGMERSAHAAVSAMAVA, from the exons ATGTCTGTCCAAGTCACCCCTGAACAGCTGTCAACATTGAAAGCTACCCTCTTGAACACCTCCGGTTCAACACCTTTACATGAAAGGTTCAGGTCTCTGTTCATGTTGAAAGCGGTGGGAGGCGATGAGGTGGTAGATATAATCGCAGAGG GTCTTAAAGATCCATCTCCTTTGTTAAAACACGAACTCGCCTACGTCTTGGGTCAATTGTCCAACCCCCGTGCTCTACCCGTCTTAAATGACGTATTGATCAACCCGACTGGACAACACTGCTCGATGGTCCGACAcgaagctgccgaagctCTCGGTGCATTGAGTTCCCTCGAGAGTTTACCAGTATTGGAGAGATACCTGAACGATCCTTCGAGGGAAGTTCGAGAAACATGTGAGATCGCCGCTGAAAAGATCAGGTTCGATAACTCtgaagagggaaagaagagacagTTGAA CCCAGATTTCCCAACCATCGATCCAGCTCCTTCCGCTACTCCCAGCGGCGACGTCTCCATCCCCTCTCTCCGAACAGACTTGCTCAACACCTCTTTACCCCTCTTCGAAAGGTACAGAGCGATGTTCGCATTGAGGGATTTCGGATCGTCGAGTAAAGAGGCTGTTGAAGCTTTGGCAGATGGATTCGGGGATGGGTCAGCcttgttcag GCACGAAATTGCCTATATATTCGGACAgctctcttctccttattcGATCCCTTCGTTATTATCGAGATTGAGAGATCCAAAGGAAGACGATATGGTGAGACAtgaagctgctgaagcttTAGGTGGAATAGCTTCGGATGGTGTCGAG GGAGACGATCAATCCTCTTTACCTACCGACCAGCAACTCCCCTCGGGCGGTGTATTGGCAGTACTTAGAGAATGGGCGGTGAAGCAAGATGCTCCGGTGGTAGTCAGAGAGAGTTGTCAGGTGGCCATTGATATGTGGGAG TACGAAAATTCCACTGATCAATTCAACCCCATCGATTCACTGACTACGAATAAATCCAATACGACAGGGATGGAAAGATCCGCTCATGCTGCCGTATCAGCCATGGCGGTAGCTTAA